The DNA sequence TGAGGTTCGGGCAAAACTCATCTTACCCTCCCTTGTCATTTTGAGCGTCGCGAAGAACCTAATATTTCCATGGGGTTAAGAGCCTTCAGTTCGTTCAGGATGACAAACATAAGATATGTTGTCAGAACCTCCCATAACAGAAAGGTATTATTGCCGCGTTTAATTTTTACTTCAGCGCCATCTGAATGCGTCTCAACTCCTGGCATTGCCCGGTGGCGGCAATATCGAGGACTACCCCCTGTAGTTGCAGGTTGTGGCTGGCAACCTTGAATCTCTGCGGCAGGTGAGTGAGAAAGCGGTGAATGATCACCTGTCGGTCCATACCGATGACGCCATCGGCAGGACCGGTCATGCCGGCATCGGTAAGGTAGCCTAAACCACCGGGTAAAATACGCTCATCTGCGGTTTGGACGTGCGTATGAGTGCCGATGACGGCACTGGCTCGGCCGTCCAGATACCATGCGAGCGCCAGTTTTTCGCTGGTGGCTTCGGCATGCATGTCCACCAGGATGATTTTTATCGTGGAAGGAAGGGAAGCTAATTCTCGATCGGCAGTCCGGAAGGGGCAATCCAGCGGATTCATAAAAATCCGACCCTCAAGATTTAAAACCGCGACCGATTCTCCGACTGCGGTCTCAATGACCGTAAGGCCCTGGCCCGGGGCACCCTCAGGATAGTTGGCCGGCCGCAAGATGCGGTCATTGGCATCCAGATAGGGCATTATCTCTTTGTGCTTCCAGATATGGTTGCCGGAGGTCATAATGTCAATACCCATCTGGAAAAGCTGTTCCGCTACTTCCGGGGTGACGCCGATGCCACCGGAGGCGTTTTCGACGTTGGCAATGACCAGATCGATCTGATGTTTATCTACTACCTTATGGAGCAGTCCCGCAACCGCCTTGCGGCCGGGCGATCCCATGATGTCTCCAATAAAAAAAATTTTCATCCAAAAACCTTTTTTGACACAAGGACTCCTGACCTGCGGCTCAGGGTGACAGAAGAATCAATTATTTCCCTCTTCCCTTTTCCCGCATCTCTCTTCCCTGCAGTTCAGCTAGCGGGCGTATTCCACTGCCCGGGTCTCCCGGATGACGGTAACTTTAACCTGTCCCGGATAGGTCAATTCTGTTTCGATCTTTTTGGCCGCCTCCCGACACAACAGAAAGGCCTCTTCATCACTGACCTTGTCGCTGTCAACGATGAGGCGGATCTCCCGGCCGGCCTGGATGGCATAGGTTTTATTGACCCCGTTAAAATTACGGGCGATCCGCTCTAGTTCTTCCAAACGCCGGACGTAGGTTTCCAGCATCTCCCGGCGTGCTCCGGGACGGGCGCCGGATAGGGTATCTGCCGCCTGCACCAGAACTGCCAGCACGGATTCGGGAGG is a window from the Desulfobacca acetoxidans DSM 11109 genome containing:
- a CDS encoding TIGR00282 family metallophosphoesterase, which gives rise to MKIFFIGDIMGSPGRKAVAGLLHKVVDKHQIDLVIANVENASGGIGVTPEVAEQLFQMGIDIMTSGNHIWKHKEIMPYLDANDRILRPANYPEGAPGQGLTVIETAVGESVAVLNLEGRIFMNPLDCPFRTADRELASLPSTIKIILVDMHAEATSEKLALAWYLDGRASAVIGTHTHVQTADERILPGGLGYLTDAGMTGPADGVIGMDRQVIIHRFLTHLPQRFKVASHNLQLQGVVLDIAATGQCQELRRIQMALK